The sequence CCGCGCTCGAGAGCCGCGAAACCGAGTACGTCCATCCGACCGCTGTTGCCCGAACATCACTCGGGAAGATCTCGGCCTGGTAGACGTGATAGATGTTCGAGAAAACGTTGCTCGCCGCGGTGGTCAGCAGTCCGCACACAATGATCATCGCCGGGGTGGTCACCGTCGCGAACAACACGCCGCACACCGCCATGATGCCCACTGTGACCATGATCAGGTACTTGCGTTCGAACCTCTTCAGCAGCGGAATGGACGCCAGCGACCCCAATGGGTAGCCGATGAACGACACCGCGGTGAAGAGCAGCGATGATGTCACGTCATAGCCGCGGCTGACCAAGACCAGAGCCGCCAGTGTGCCGAACCCGTAGTAGCCGAAGGGCTGTAACAGGTGGAAAACAGCCATCACGGTCAGACGCTGCCGGTACGGCGAAAGCCGCAGCCGCGTCAGCGCAGCCGAAGCGGTCATCGGCTTCGCGTCGGTATCGTCCTCGTCTTCGTCGTCAATGTCAGTGGTGCTCTCCGGTGCGGGCGCCGAACCCGCTTCGAAGACTCGCACTGCCGCTTCTGCCTCATCGGTCCGGCCGACACTAGCCAGCCACCGCGGCGACTCGGGGAGGCCACGGCGCAACACGATCACGAACAGCGCACCGATTGCGCCGAGCACCAACAGGACTCGCCATCCGTCGAAGCCGAAGATGCTGCGACCGTTCATCGAAAGGGACAGGAATCCGAGCACCGGCACGGCGAGGAACGAGCAGGTGTAGGTCCATGCCGCCAGGCGGCCTCGATGGGCCTTGGGGAGCACGTCCGACAGGTATGAGTCGGCCACCGGGTACTCCGCGCCAACACCTATTCCCGCCATGAATCGTGCACCGACGAGCATCCAAGGATTCGGTGCGATGGCGCCGATGATGCTCCACACCGAGAACCACACCAGGTTGACGAGGAACGCGTTCCTGCGCCCGATGCGATCGGCGATGCGGCCGAATGCCGCTGCGCCGACGAACATTCCGACGAACGACGACGCCATCAACAGCTCCAACGCGGTGCCGCCGAACCCGTACTCCGCCTTCAGCGCGGTGGCGATGGTGCTGGACAGGAAGATCTCGTAGACCTCGAAGAAAAGGCCGAGCCCGATCGCGACGACGATCTTGCGGTGAACGCGCCCGACGGGCAGATTGTCAAGGCGGCGGCCGATGGCGTGCAGCCCGACCTTGCGGTCGGGCTGCACCAGTGTTGCTGTCATTTCGAGTCTCCGCTTCCGTGTGAATCGCTCGAATTGCTGTTGTTGTTGTTCTGGTCGTTCGAGGAACTGCTGTTGCCGTTGTCGTGGTCGTGTGACGAGCTGCTGTCGCTGTCGCTGTCGCTGTCGTGGTCACCCGACGAACGGCTGCTGTCGCTGTCGTGGCTCCAGCGATCGTCGTGGTCGCGGCTCCAGAAGTTCGATCGGCCGTCGTGGTCACCGGAGTAGTTCCACCGGTAGTTGCCACCGTTGTTCCACTGCGAGGGATCCGACTGCCCCGAGTGATCCGGCTGCACCTGAGGGGCAGGCGGAGCCGCAGGCGCCTGCTGGGGCGCTTGATGACTGGCCGGCCTGGAGTAGCTGCCGCTCGACGTCGACGAGTGGTAGCTCGGCGCGGACGGCGCGGCGGTGGGCGCGGGAGCCGGGGCTGGGGCCGGAGCCGGAGCCGCTGCGGGCGCCGGTGCGCTATGGGTGGCCATGTGCACCGGGGTGCTGCTCGACGAGCCGTGCAGTGCACCGAAGAGGCCGGCCGCCGCCGCGGCGACGAACCCTGCGCTTGCGAAAGCCACCACGCGGGGGCGTGCGTACCAGGGCTGCTGCGCGGGATAACCCGCGGGCGCCGAGTTGAACTCGGGCTGCTCTGCCGACCACGCGTAGGCGGGTGCGTACTGCGGGCCGTACGCCGGGCCGTACGCGGGAGGCTGCGGGACCGGAGCGGTGGGACGCGCTGACGTCGGCGGGTAGTGGGCCGACATGGTCGGGACATCGGCAGGCGTGGTCCGCCATGAGGCGGCCTGCGTCTTGGTCCACTCCTGGTTCGAGGGATAGGTCGTCATTTCGTGCTCCTTGTTCGTGTGTCCGGTGCATCTGCTGCGCCGCTGTAACCGAAGTTAAGGAGCCGAGCGCGTCAAAGCCCGCTTGTGCGCACAAGGGGCGCTAACAGGCGATCTGCACCTTCTGCGCGTTCTGCTCACGCGCTCCGATGCTTGTCGGAAGTTTGTGATTTGTGTCTTGAGTCAAGAAGTTGGCAGGCTTTTATGGGGTTGGTCGGCGAGGTAGGCGGCTTGGGGTGTGCGGTCGTCGAGTGCTTGGTGGGGTCGGATGGTGTTGTAGATGATGCGGAAGCGGTGGGCTTCCATGTCGAGAGCGTCGCCGTCGCCGATGTAGCCGCGGAACAGGTGCTCGTATTTGAGTGTCTCGAAGAACCGCTCGATGACGCCGTTGGTTTGGGGTGATTTGATCCGTGTGCGGATGTGGCGCAGGAGTGGATCGTGGCCTGTGAACAGTGTGTGGAAGTCTTTTCCGCGGTAGCAGGGGCCGTTGTCGGACACGATGGCGATGGGTGCCGGCGCTCGCCCGATGACGTTGTCTTCGTGGTCGAGGACATCCATTTCGCCGCGGTCGAGTCGCAGGTCGGTCAGGTTGAGAACGCGGGTGGCTTCCTCGACGGCCAGCCGTATGCAGTGCGCCGCGTCGCGGCCGCGACTGGTGGGGGTGACAGTGACCGCGAAACAATATTTGGTGACGTAGTCGATGACAGCGCTGATCCGCCAGATCCCACCGTGGGCGGTTTCAAACTCTGAGAAGTCTGTCTGCCACACCCTGTTGCGTTGTGTCGGGGGGTCGTGAAATACCCGGCGGCGCAGAGCAGCCCAGGACTTTCGGTCAGCTCGGAATCCTTGAGGGAGCAGCAGACCACGCCGCCGCAGCGCCCGTTGCACCGAAGAGTTGGTTACCTCGTGACCATCGGCGCGCATCAGCGCGGCGATCTTGCGGTAGCCCCACGCTGGCCACTCTTGAGCATATTTGGCCGCTGTCGCTTCGATTCGGTCGACCACCGGCGCAGGCCACGGACCTTTGTCGGGGTTACCGGCGCGCAGGCGGGCCAGCCGGCGTCGATAGGTCCGCTCCGGAATGCCGGCCAATACAGCAAACCTCGAAACCGGCAGACCTGCTGCTTCTCTTAGGGTTTCGAGGTCCGCGAAGGGACCTGGTCGGCCAAGGCAGCTCCGCGCTGCCAGATCCGCAACTGGACCGTGGCTTCAGCCAAGGCCAGTTTGAGTTCCTCGTTCTCCCGGCGCAAACGCCGCTGCTCGGGAAGGCCCGCACGTCCAGGCGCGCCGCTGGGTACTTCGTGCATTCGTTGGGCGCCGGCCTCAAGGAACTGATGCTTCCACTTGGTCACCTGGGTAGGCGACACCCCGCACCGACGGGCTGCCTCGGCACCAGTCATTTCCCCGGCCAGCACCGCCAACACCAGTCGGGTTTTCTCCTCGGCAGGAATCTTCGTTCGTCGCGATCTGACCATGACCCACTCAACCTCCTCAACAGTGGCCGCGTTGTGAATAACGCAGCCCTGCCAGAAAGTTTGAGTCATTGGATTTGAGTACCATCGAACATGTGTTCGAAGAAATGAGCGATGCAGAGCTGATCGACGCGATGGTTCAGGCCACTCGCAACGAGTCAGCGATGATCGCCCAGCGACTGGCTGCTGTCGGGGAGTTGGACGCTCGGCGTGCGGTGGAGTTGGCCGAACGCAATTTGTGGACCCTCGACCCGTTCCAGGAGGTGGCAGCTGAGGTTTCGGCTGCGCAGAACATCAGCCGGGGTCGAGCGGGCAACCAGATCCACCTCGCGCGTGCGCTGCGCGACGATCTGCCCTGTGTGGCGAAAGTGTTCGCGACCGGAGCAATCGACTATCGGATGGTCGCCATGATCATCGAACGCACCGAGAACGTCGACCCCAGTCGTGCGCAGGAGCTGGATGCAGCGATCGCCCGGCACTGTGTGAAGTGGATGCGGTTGTCGAAGCCCAAGCTGCGTGATCGCATCGATCGGTGGGTGACCAAGTTCGACCCGTTGGCCAAACGGGTGCCACCGACGATCGATAACGGTCGCAATATCGAGGTGGGGAGACCTCTGCGGGGATGGCAGGCATCTGGGGAAACGTCCACGCCGCTGACGGCGCCCAATTCGACGCGAGACTCGATGCGCTGGCCTCCTCGGTGTGCGACGAGGATCCGCGAACCCACGAGCAACGCCGCGCGGATGCGGTCGGGCCGCTGTCACGGTATGAGGCGACGCTGGCGTGCCGGTGCGGGCGAGCGGAGTGTCCGGCTCCGGCTGAGCGGAAAGCGCCGACGGGCGTGTTGATCCATGTGCTTGCCGAGCAGGCCACCCTGGACGGGACCAGTGATGATCCGGGGTATCTGCCAGGGTTTGGGATCCTGCCCGCTGAGTCGGTGCGCGACCTCGCCGCGGCAGGGGCTCAGTGCAAGCCGCTGACCATGCCGGGTGCCGAGTCGGCGCCTGGGTATCGGCTGACCGCGGCGCAGAAGACGTTCGTGAAGT is a genomic window of Mycobacterium sp. ITM-2016-00318 containing:
- a CDS encoding MFS transporter; protein product: MTATLVQPDRKVGLHAIGRRLDNLPVGRVHRKIVVAIGLGLFFEVYEIFLSSTIATALKAEYGFGGTALELLMASSFVGMFVGAAAFGRIADRIGRRNAFLVNLVWFSVWSIIGAIAPNPWMLVGARFMAGIGVGAEYPVADSYLSDVLPKAHRGRLAAWTYTCSFLAVPVLGFLSLSMNGRSIFGFDGWRVLLVLGAIGALFVIVLRRGLPESPRWLASVGRTDEAEAAVRVFEAGSAPAPESTTDIDDEDEDDTDAKPMTASAALTRLRLSPYRQRLTVMAVFHLLQPFGYYGFGTLAALVLVSRGYDVTSSLLFTAVSFIGYPLGSLASIPLLKRFERKYLIMVTVGIMAVCGVLFATVTTPAMIIVCGLLTTAASNVFSNIYHVYQAEIFPSDVRATAVGWTYSVSRLSSAALPFILIPVLNHYGAAAMFTVVLVALAGAVAVLVPFGPRTTGKSLDEINPV
- a CDS encoding integrase core domain-containing protein, whose amino-acid sequence is MAGIPERTYRRRLARLRAGNPDKGPWPAPVVDRIEATAAKYAQEWPAWGYRKIAALMRADGHEVTNSSVQRALRRRGLLLPQGFRADRKSWAALRRRVFHDPPTQRNRVWQTDFSEFETAHGGIWRISAVIDYVTKYCFAVTVTPTSRGRDAAHCIRLAVEEATRVLNLTDLRLDRGEMDVLDHEDNVIGRAPAPIAIVSDNGPCYRGKDFHTLFTGHDPLLRHIRTRIKSPQTNGVIERFFETLKYEHLFRGYIGDGDALDMEAHRFRIIYNTIRPHQALDDRTPQAAYLADQPHKSLPTS
- a CDS encoding helix-turn-helix domain-containing protein, which produces MTQTFWQGCVIHNAATVEEVEWVMVRSRRTKIPAEEKTRLVLAVLAGEMTGAEAARRCGVSPTQVTKWKHQFLEAGAQRMHEVPSGAPGRAGLPEQRRLRRENEELKLALAEATVQLRIWQRGAALADQVPSRTSKP